From a single Oscillospiraceae bacterium genomic region:
- a CDS encoding TIGR03960 family B12-binding radical SAM protein, with product MYSKVEPYLKSVLKPGRYTGGEVGQVIKDKNKVDVRFAFCFPDTYEIGMSNLGMKILYGVLNNMENVWCERCFAPWNDMGEVMKKHNIPLYALESGDALSDFDIVGFTVQYEMCYTNILYMLELGGIPLYSIERKEGDPIVIAGGPCTYNSEPFADFIDIISIGEGEEALPELVNLYNECKKNGTSRHEFLVKASQLEGFYVPSLYDIEYNLDGTIKNISPLEGAPEKVKKRIIKDFDNSFFPEKPVLPFIEAIHDRVMLEVFRGCTHGCRFCQAGMIYRPVRERSPEVLDRQARNSIANTGYDEISLTSLSISDYSCLERLTDYLLDWTGERKINLSLPSMRLDSFTKELMDKVMSIRRSGLTFAPEAGTQALRDRINKGITEEDLMRSVKMAFESGRDQVKLYFMLGLPTETDEDLKGIAQLAEKVVDEFYHNPKRMKGKHVKVTVSVSCFVPKPFTPFQRVGQNSLEELRRKQEYLKSCITSRRIEYSYHEAVVSRAEALLARGDRRLSKVVYNAYKNGQIFSAWDEFFSYDVWEKAVADAGLSMSFYAQREYGENEVLPWSMIDIGVTDEFFKREYKNALDGKVTPACSEKCSACGMMEHCKFAK from the coding sequence ATGTATAGTAAAGTTGAACCGTATCTCAAAAGTGTTTTAAAACCCGGAAGATATACTGGCGGAGAAGTGGGACAGGTCATCAAGGACAAGAACAAGGTTGACGTACGCTTTGCCTTCTGTTTCCCCGATACATATGAAATAGGCATGTCAAACCTCGGCATGAAGATACTGTACGGTGTACTTAATAACATGGAAAATGTGTGGTGCGAAAGATGCTTTGCACCCTGGAACGATATGGGCGAGGTGATGAAAAAGCATAACATCCCGCTTTACGCTCTGGAAAGCGGAGATGCTCTGAGCGATTTTGATATAGTTGGCTTCACGGTTCAGTATGAAATGTGTTATACAAACATTCTTTACATGCTGGAGCTGGGCGGAATCCCTCTTTACAGCATCGAAAGAAAAGAAGGTGACCCCATTGTCATAGCCGGCGGACCGTGTACATATAATTCTGAACCTTTTGCGGATTTTATCGATATTATTTCCATCGGAGAGGGGGAGGAAGCGCTTCCTGAACTTGTTAATCTGTATAATGAATGCAAAAAGAACGGCACATCGCGTCATGAGTTTCTCGTGAAGGCGTCACAGCTTGAGGGCTTTTATGTCCCGTCTCTTTATGATATTGAGTATAATCTTGACGGGACCATAAAGAATATTTCTCCTCTCGAGGGAGCACCCGAAAAGGTAAAAAAGAGAATTATAAAGGATTTTGACAATTCCTTTTTCCCCGAAAAACCGGTGCTTCCCTTTATCGAAGCCATACATGACCGCGTTATGCTTGAGGTCTTCCGTGGCTGTACTCATGGATGCCGCTTCTGCCAGGCAGGAATGATATACAGACCTGTGCGTGAACGTTCCCCTGAGGTGCTTGACAGACAGGCGCGTAACTCCATTGCCAATACGGGGTATGATGAAATATCTCTTACCTCTCTGAGTATAAGTGACTATTCCTGTCTCGAAAGACTGACTGACTATCTTCTTGATTGGACGGGTGAACGTAAAATTAATCTTTCACTTCCATCCATGCGTCTCGACAGCTTCACAAAGGAGCTTATGGATAAGGTTATGTCTATACGACGCAGCGGACTTACCTTTGCCCCCGAGGCGGGAACGCAAGCATTGCGCGACCGCATTAACAAAGGTATCACCGAAGAAGACCTTATGCGCTCGGTAAAAATGGCATTTGAATCGGGCAGAGACCAGGTTAAGCTTTACTTCATGTTGGGCCTGCCTACCGAAACCGACGAGGATTTAAAGGGCATCGCACAGCTTGCCGAAAAAGTGGTGGACGAGTTTTACCATAACCCAAAACGTATGAAGGGCAAGCATGTAAAGGTTACGGTGAGCGTTTCCTGCTTTGTGCCCAAACCCTTCACACCCTTTCAGCGGGTGGGTCAGAACAGCTTGGAGGAGCTTCGAAGAAAGCAGGAATACCTCAAAAGCTGTATCACCTCGCGCCGCATAGAGTATTCCTATCACGAGGCAGTGGTGTCACGTGCAGAGGCGCTTCTCGCAAGGGGAGACAGACGCCTTTCCAAGGTGGTGTATAACGCCTATAAAAACGGTCAGATTTTCAGTGCGTGGGATGAATTTTTCTCATATGATGTATGGGAAAAGGCTGTCGCTGACGCGGGGCTTTCTATGTCCTTTTACGCACAGCGCGAATATGGAGAAAATGAAGTACTTCCTTGGAGTATGATAGATATCGGTGTGACGGATGAGTTCTTTAAAAGAGAATATAAAAATGCCCTCGATGGCAAGGTCACACCCGCCTGCAGTGAAAAATGTTCGGCTTGCGGTATGATGGAGCACTGCAAATTTGCGAAATGA
- a CDS encoding FkbM family methyltransferase — MDNLRQFLNESPDCTLWEYLQSNDKPILIYGMGDGAEKIITVLENKNIGFSDIFASDGFVRGQLFRGKRVKSFSEVKAEYADFIILVAFASRQSETVEMLYAMSEAYELYAPDVNVSGDYTEVFDSDFYSRHHNELYSAMMMLEECSREVFCRILDFKMSGKLKYLREADSLIKNPHKLYRTDLIHTYADLGAYTGDTLKSAVELYTKLESAILMEPDEKNFKKLSAYADTLEIETRAYNNAAWSCTAEMTVHMGFGMNTTLGNIAQGLQKKKEKLIRTLPLDSITDNADLIKYDVEGSELEALEGSKKLITGNRPVLIVSVYHNNNDLYKLPGLIKSYSQSYKLYLNRKPCIPAWELEIIAVDEKYAIQGEQNV, encoded by the coding sequence ATGGATAATTTAAGACAATTTTTGAACGAATCTCCCGACTGTACACTGTGGGAATATCTTCAAAGCAACGATAAACCCATACTGATTTACGGAATGGGGGACGGTGCTGAAAAAATCATAACCGTGCTGGAAAATAAAAATATAGGGTTTAGTGATATTTTTGCCAGTGACGGCTTTGTGCGCGGTCAGCTCTTTCGCGGAAAGAGGGTTAAATCCTTCAGTGAAGTGAAGGCGGAGTACGCAGATTTCATAATTCTTGTGGCATTCGCTTCACGTCAGAGCGAAACTGTGGAAATGCTGTATGCTATGTCCGAAGCATATGAATTATATGCCCCCGATGTAAATGTCAGCGGTGATTACACAGAGGTGTTTGACAGTGATTTTTACAGCCGACACCATAATGAATTGTACAGTGCGATGATGATGCTTGAAGAATGTAGCAGAGAGGTATTCTGTCGTATTCTGGATTTTAAAATGAGCGGTAAACTCAAATATCTGAGAGAAGCTGACAGCCTTATAAAAAATCCCCACAAACTGTATCGTACCGACTTGATACACACTTATGCTGATCTGGGGGCGTACACCGGCGATACGCTGAAAAGCGCCGTTGAGCTTTACACGAAGCTTGAATCGGCGATTCTCATGGAGCCGGACGAAAAGAATTTCAAAAAGCTTTCCGCTTATGCCGATACGCTTGAAATTGAAACCCGCGCTTATAATAATGCCGCCTGGAGCTGTACTGCAGAAATGACGGTACACATGGGATTTGGGATGAATACAACGCTTGGTAATATAGCGCAGGGCTTGCAGAAAAAGAAAGAAAAGCTTATCAGGACCCTGCCGCTTGACAGTATTACTGACAATGCCGACCTTATAAAGTACGATGTGGAAGGAAGCGAGCTTGAAGCACTGGAAGGTTCAAAGAAACTGATAACCGGTAATCGCCCGGTTCTCATAGTGTCGGTTTATCACAATAACAATGACCTTTATAAACTGCCCGGGCTGATAAAAAGCTATTCGCAAAGCTATAAGCTTTACCTTAACCGCAAGCCGTGTATTCCCGCATGGGAACTGGAAATAATAGCTGTGGACGAAAAATACGCAATTCAAGGAGAACAAAATGTATAG
- a CDS encoding chitin deacetylase, whose amino-acid sequence MSKFMMLLAALSLFFPAVISGDYAAVPREESRIVTVLTYHNFSDIPVDNDMTVTVAAFENQLRGMKDMGYTAITMRELINYAEYGNDLPEKPLLITLDDGYESNYLMAYEVLKKLDMPAVISVVGWSVGKTTRLDGTTPITPHFSWETAKKMYESGLIEIQNHSYDMHSTPFDSPLFNPDGRYGVLSVIGESEADYRRKLKADVYKNKYLIETNVGNNNVLFCYPYGLKNDITESVLKELGFKITMTTKKGVNYIRPGSSLYSLNRITVYERTTPEWIDSYVKDQSIIARKQNLIKPE is encoded by the coding sequence ATGAGTAAATTTATGATGCTGCTTGCAGCACTTAGCCTGTTTTTTCCTGCGGTTATAAGCGGTGACTATGCCGCTGTTCCTCGGGAAGAAAGCAGAATAGTAACGGTACTCACGTACCATAATTTTTCCGACATTCCGGTGGATAATGACATGACCGTCACGGTAGCGGCATTTGAAAATCAGCTTCGCGGAATGAAGGATATGGGATATACCGCAATAACCATGCGTGAGCTTATAAACTACGCGGAATACGGTAACGATTTGCCGGAAAAACCGCTTCTCATAACACTTGACGACGGTTACGAAAGTAACTATCTCATGGCATATGAGGTGCTCAAAAAACTGGATATGCCCGCTGTGATTTCTGTTGTGGGCTGGTCTGTCGGCAAAACCACGCGCCTGGACGGTACCACCCCAATAACTCCCCATTTTTCGTGGGAAACCGCCAAAAAGATGTACGAAAGCGGTCTTATTGAAATACAGAATCATAGCTACGATATGCACTCCACACCCTTTGACAGCCCGCTGTTTAATCCCGACGGAAGATACGGCGTGCTGAGCGTTATAGGTGAAAGTGAAGCGGATTACCGCCGGAAGCTGAAGGCGGACGTTTATAAAAACAAGTACCTCATCGAAACTAATGTAGGCAATAATAATGTACTGTTTTGTTACCCCTACGGTCTGAAGAACGATATAACCGAGTCGGTTTTAAAAGAACTCGGATTCAAAATCACCATGACGACCAAAAAGGGTGTCAACTACATTCGCCCCGGTAGCAGTCTTTATTCGCTTAATCGCATTACGGTATATGAGAGAACAACTCCCGAATGGATAGATTCCTATGTCAAGGATCAATCTATTATAGCAAGAAAGCAGAATTTAATCAAGCCCGAATGA